The window CTACTGCCCTACAGTTACCATGCCTATTCTTCCTAGATACTCCATCAAGTAGCAAGACTGGATGGTAACCTCTCAACTCACTAACACATGACACATGACATGACACACTAGTTAGTTCATCATGACCTCTGGGCCGGCCTGCCCAGGAACACGGGCAGCACCGGGACGGGGCCCCACGGCCCGGTCGGCACGGCCCGGGTCACCATGGCGGCGCGGCTCTCGTCGACGACCGGCTTGCCGGAGGGCGCGACGCGCTCGCAGGAGGGGCACATGGTGAGCGTGGTGGGCGGCGGCGCGCGCATGTAGAGGTGCGGCGCCGGCGGGGCGAGCAGCTTGAGCGCGCGCAGCTCCTGCACCTCCCGTTGCAGCCGGCGGTTCTCCTCCGTGAGCGTCTCGCAGCAGCGCTTGAGCGACTCGCAGTCCACCTCCGTCTGCTTCAGCTTCGTCCTCGCCCTCCGGTTCTGGAACCACACCTCCACCTGCCGCGGCCGCAGCCCCAGCTGCCTCGCCAGCGCCGCCTTCTGCTTCTGCTCCATCAACGCACGTAGAGCAAATTTAGACGGATGGATGAAAGAAGAAATATTGGGATCTttgtttttgtttgtttgttgaCCTTGGTTGATTTCGTTGGAAGACGGTGAATATAGGAGTACTTACGGGGTTGAGGGTGCTGTGCTCCTTGAAGCTGTCCTCGAGGACGGCGGACTGGTCCTTGGACAGCCGGAGCTTCTTGCGCGACCCGGCGCCGCCGGCCCCGCTGTCGTCCTCGTCGTCGCTGCCCGCGCCGGCGCGCTCCTGCTCCCCGCCGCCGCTCCTCGTTGGCGCGCCGCGCTTGCCGCTGAGGCTGGACAGCGTGCTGTCGGGCGACGACGCGCCGGGCTCCTCGTCCTCGCTGGCGGCGCAGCTGCCCCTCGCGCCCCCCGTGGCCGGCGCCCGGTTGACGTCGATCCCGCGCAGGAACGGCATCTCGTGGCACGCCAACGCCGCCAGCCTCCGATCATCTGCATGCGAGCGTTGCTCGCCGGAGGAGGCCGGAAAGAAGAGGCCGGCGCCATTCCAGGACAGCTGCTGCTGCCGCCCCAGCGTCGACGGCGCAGCAGCAGTCACAGCATGCTGGGGCGCCGCCGGCTCCACGGGAGACGTCGTGCCGGACATGCCGAGACTGAGCCCGAGCCCGAGGCCGAGGCCGAGGTGGTGCTCGGTGTCTCTCCCGTTAACAGTCATCTCCATTGATCTCCTTGTTGGATCTGTCGTCCCTGCTCTCTGCGAGTAACAGTAGCTACGTACGTGCAGGCTGCTGGAGCTGGTGACCGTGGATTGTGAGGGGGAAGAGCGGAGGGGGGTGGGCTTTTAAAGAGTGCGCGGAGTGAGGATCAGGGTTCAGACTTCAGAGGGCTGATTAATTATGGAGTGGTGATTGAGATGAGAAGCAAGAATAGTTTAATTTGTGGGGTGGAATGAATGGAATGGAGAAAGCTGGTCAGGAATGGAGCACCAACTATTGCTTGTCGCGCGTGGCGTCACCGCCGCACCCTGAGGTGCGGTGCAGCAGTGCAGGCAAGCCCAATCATCACCAGCTGAACTTGCTCCCGGTCCCCGCAACCTCTTTTGGATTGCCCCCCTTCCCCGATGGTGATACCCAGACCTGTCGGCATGTCAGTGCCGGAGTTTTGCAGAAAACAGATCAATCAAAATCAACGCCCAATCCGTTTTAAACCGTTTTATTTGCACGAATCTAAACAAGTCATTGATTTAGAAAACACTGCATTTTTTCCAAATGACAAGTGTCACAGGTATGAAGCACTCTCGTCCTGACTTTTTTACAACTAAAGTTGTCATCTGAACAGAAAAAACAAATCCAAAAATAACTGAAACATGCCCTTCGAAAAGAAGTTGCCATGCTTGACAACTAAAGTTGTCATACTTGTATTACTAAATTTACCATAAAAAATGTTCGAAGTTGCCATGTGTTTGTGCCACTTATCAGGGTCCTTTTTTTTTATAAAGTATGTTTTTATCAACTTAAAATGTAGATCGAGCCGATACTCACGGTGATTAGCAACGTTTGAGCAACACCCGGCCAAATATGCATGCAGCCACACTCCAACTGTATGAATAAAACAATAAACAATATAACGGCAACAGTAAAGACATAAAAGACCGGTACTATGCCTGTGTCAAAGTTGTCGGAGGCGGTGGACCGATTCGAAGATTATGTTGCCATCCATGTTGGATAAAAACCTTTCTTCCCACCTGCTCTTAGTGCATACACACCGCCTTGAACAACTTTTCTCGCTGACTTTAACTCCCGCGCACCGCCTCGAGACAGTTGCAGTTCCTTCTGTTGGAATATTAGACAAATTCGTTATTAATttcagtaaataattcatgactagagcAGTAATTAGTATGCAACAGTCTAGCATACCAGATGAGCAGGAAAACATGTGCAGCAGCATTGCACATGTAACGGCAACCATAATTAGAAGCATGAACAAACCACGACACATGTACTATTCGTTAGTACCCGCAGCTGTTTTTGGAGCGATGTTGTTGACGATGAAGACTGAATGAAGTAGATGACGTTGGAGACGTCGATACGCAACGCCCCAATGTGAATTCTCAGTAAAGGATGTCATCGGTCATTTGAGTGCTAAGCAGAACTAGAGACCAAAGGACTCGCACGGAAAAGGGGACGAGGGAACCTCCGTCGCTAATGTTGTAGAGAGGAACTTCCACAAGCCCAAGGGAAAGAATGGTGTGCAACAGAATACCGACttcaagaagaagggtaagaagaccaGAGAATATTAGGGCCTGTTTGGGACTGCCCTGCTCCATCGAA is drawn from Aegilops tauschii subsp. strangulata cultivar AL8/78 chromosome 1, Aet v6.0, whole genome shotgun sequence and contains these coding sequences:
- the LOC109755144 gene encoding homeobox-leucine zipper protein HAT4 — encoded protein: MEMTVNGRDTEHHLGLGLGLGLSLGMSGTTSPVEPAAPQHAVTAAAPSTLGRQQQLSWNGAGLFFPASSGEQRSHADDRRLAALACHEMPFLRGIDVNRAPATGGARGSCAASEDEEPGASSPDSTLSSLSGKRGAPTRSGGGEQERAGAGSDDEDDSGAGGAGSRKKLRLSKDQSAVLEDSFKEHSTLNPKQKAALARQLGLRPRQVEVWFQNRRARTKLKQTEVDCESLKRCCETLTEENRRLQREVQELRALKLLAPPAPHLYMRAPPPTTLTMCPSCERVAPSGKPVVDESRAAMVTRAVPTGPWGPVPVLPVFLGRPAQRS